The window CTAGAATTGGCTGGTGTTATCTAATTCCTTGAGCAGACTCAAATCGGTCAAATTTCTCAAATTTGTCCCATTTTTTTTGATAGTTGCTCTTGGGGCTTGGGCCTATGCTTCACCGATAGGTTCCAGCCCAGATGATGACTTCCATCTAACGAGTATTTGGTGCGCTCAACCAACTACTGATCAGATATGTGGGCCTGGAACCACTGCAGCAACCCGTACGGTTCCTGAAATACTTCTTCAAGCTCCCTGTTACGCATACAAGCCTGAGCTCAGTGCTGCTTGTCTCGACAAAATTGGTTATTCAACAGAACCAACTGTCCTCACTGACAGAGGGAATTTTGCCGGTGGCTATCCACCAGTTTTCTACACCGTTATGAATCTTTTCGCCGGTGACGACGTCCAACTTTCAGCTCTCATCATGCGATTTGTAAATATCTTTCTATTTACCGGGTTGATGACACTTACATTCCTAGCTTTACCCAAGAATCGTCGCGGTGTGCTCCTCTGGAGTTGGATGTTGACTTCAATTCCCCTCGGGGCCTTTCTGCTTGCATCCAATAACCCGAGTGCGTGGGCAATGATTGGTGTTGGAATTTCTTGGATTGCATTCCTAGGTTTTATAGAAACATCCGGGAAGCAAAGGGTTTTGCTTGGTGTAATAACGCTCTTTACAATTCTTATTGCTGCAGGTTCCCGGGCTGATGGAGCTGTTTACTCCGTCATCGGTCTGGGGGCAGTAATTCTCCTGAAATTCAGAAAATCAATCCTGAATTGGAGAATTTTTTCAATCTTTGCTGCGGCATTAATTGTCTGTGGACTCTTCTATCTCAACTCCACTCAAGGAACGTCAGCGATTAATGGCTTTGGGAATCCTGTTACAGCCGTTGGCGGCTTCGGCGGGGAAATCGAAAATGTATCGAAAGACACACCTTCTACATTTGCCCTCCTTGCATTCAATGTGTTGAATGCCCCCATGCTGTGGGAAGGAACCTTTGGCTCTTGGGGCCTGGGTTGGTTGGATACTGATCTGCCCAGCATCGTCTATCTGGGGAGCCTGGCCGCATTCGTTGCAATCGCTTTTATCGGTTTTGGAAACTTGAACAAGCGAAAAATGCTTGTACTCGCAGGAATAGGTTTGGCACTGTGGGTTTTACCTGTTTATGTTCTCACCAAAGGCGGATCGCATATTGGAACTGAGGTACAACCTCGGTATCTCCTCCCGCTCATCATTCTTTTTGCCGGAATTCTCCTAGTCAAGGTGCGTGAGAAGGAACTCAGACTCACCAGAGGCCAGGCATATCTGGTAGCGATCGCTCTCTCAATTGCAAATTTTGTATCTCTTCACTTCAACATGCGAAGGTACATCACAGGAATTGATTCGATGGGATGGAACCTTAACCAATCAGTCGAATGGTGGTGGTCAGGATTTATTCCTCCCATGGCAGTTCTACTGATTGGATCGATTGGCTTTGCAGCCGTTGCCGTCATTGTTGCCCGTGAAATTAATCTTGATGGGTCAACTACCTCCCCATCATTGAAGAGGCAGGTGGCACTCGATCATGGGTAATACCTGGGTAGTTATCCCACTTTTTAATGAGGAAACAGTTATTGCAGACGTCGTCTCGCATGTGCGGACTGTCTTTCCTTTTGTGGTCTGTATTGACGACGGCAGCAGCGATAACTCTGTTTCTGAGGCAAAACGTGCCGGAGCGGTAGTCATCCAGCACCCCATCAATTTGGGACAGGGTGCGGCTCTTCAGACTGGATTTGATTTTGCTCTTAGCGACTCAATGATGACGGAGGTCATCACTTTTGATGCAGACGGTCAGCACAGCCTTGATGATGCATTTGGCATGTTAGAACTTTTACGCGCTCGAAAGCTCGATGTGGTTATTGGCTCCCGGTTCCTTGATTCCCGAACGCAGCTGGGGTTTGCAAAACGACTAGTGCTAAAAATGGCAGCGCTTTTTACCCGTCTCACTTCGGGAATGTCACTGACAGACGCTCACAACGGGTTGCGAGTCATCAATAGGGACACCTTGAAGAGATTTAGGTTGAGACAAAACAGAATGGCTCATGCCTCGGAAATTGTTGACATTTTTAGTGAACTCAAATTGGAGTGGGCTGAATACCCCACGCATATTGTTTACTCCGAATACTCCAAAGCTAAGGGTCAGTCCTTGCTCAATTCAGTCAATATTCTCGTAGAGTTACTTTTCAAGTGAGGTCACAATGACAATAGTTTTTCAAATCTGTGCAGTCATTGCGATTGTTTTTGCGGGTGTATTCCTCTTTCGAGGCGGGGGGGCACGTCATCAAGCACTTCGCAGAGTCTTTATGTTTCTTTTCATCCTTGCGGCTGCGTCGTCGGTATTCTTCCCACAAGCTTGGACTTGGGTGGCTAATCTTTTCGGAATCGGCAGAGGCGCCGATCTTTTGCTTTACCTCTTGGTGTTAATCTTTATCGGTTTCGTGGCAAACACCTACAGACGTTTTCGTCAGCTTGAGACTTCACTGACAACAGTGGCTCGGGAATTAGCACTACTCAAGAATCAATATTCCGACAATGAGACTTCGAGCACCTCGTGAAGTTGATCATCCAAACACTTCGAGATTTACTTCCTCTGTTACCAGCAGGTGCAAGAAGATTTTTTGGGATTTATATAGGCGCCACGAGCTTTATTACTTTGCTCGATGTCGCAGCGATGGCGTTACTTGCACTACTCATCACACCAATAGTCAACTCCAAGCCAATTGAGATGCCCATCATCGGTCAAATAAGTCTCTCAGCTGCTCCTGTGCTTGTCCTCATTGCATGTGGCCTCATCATTCTAAAAAGCGCACTTTCTGTCTTTCTTCAGTGGGTTGCAACTAGACGATTTGCTACGTATGAACTTCAGATTGGTGAGCGGATGTTCACCAGTTACATCCATTCCTCATGGGAGGAACGTTCCAAGCGAACGGTGGCCGAAATCACACGAATCGCTGATGCGGGTATTGCAAACACAGTTATGGGTTTTTTGCTCCCGCTTGCTAAAGTCCCGAGTCTGTTCCTCACATTTGGATTGATTCTTCTCGTTCTTTTGATTGCTGACCCCATTACTGCGTTGGTTGCTCTGGTTTACTTAGCTTTGGTTGCATTCATCGTGAATAAGGTAGTGACCAAGCGAGCACTCAACGCGGGGCAAGTTAATCTCAATTACAGTTACCGAGTTGCGATCCTGATGACCGAGATGGTGGATGCACTCAAGGAATTGAGCCTTCGAGGCAAACTTGGTCAAGTAGCTGATGTTGTCACCCGGAACCGACAAATCGCTGTGAGGGCTCGGGCAAATATCTCGTTCCTTGGGATCATCCCACTGTATGCCTTTGAAGCGGCCCTTGTAGGCGGGTTCATTCTTGTAGGTATTGCGGGATTCTTCACCGGAGGGGCCAGTGGGGCACTCGCCTCAGTCGCACTTTTTGCGGCGACCGGATTTCGGCTTATCCCCGCAATTAATGGATTGCAAAGCAGCATTGTTCAGGGAAATGCGAGTAGTCCAGCGGCACGGGACGTAATCGACGACCTGAATAGATTAAGTAAAACGGAACAGGATGATTTCCAGAGGGTTGACTCTGAGATCCTTCCACCTCAACCTCACCACATCAATCTGAAGAATGTCACTTTTACCTATCACTCCTCGACAAATCAAGTTTTACGAGGTCTAAATCTTGATATCCCTCTTGGTAGCTCATTGGGGATTGTGGGTCCCTCAGGTGCAGGAAAATCAACACTTATTGACCTTCTACTCGGATTGAGCGTACCTACGGGAGGGTCGATTGAAATCGACGGTGTTGCCCTGACAAATGTGATTCACGCTTGGAGAGATCGAGTAGGTTACGTTCCTCAGCGTGTTGCTCTCTTTGATGGAAGCATCGCTCAAAATGTTGCGCTGACCTGGGACGCAGATTTCAACAGGGACAAGGTTATTGAAGCCCTTGAGCGAGCACAGCTTGGAGCACTCGTGAATTCTCGAGAAGGTGGAATCGACGCCAAAATTGGTGAACGAGGTTTCTCCCTTTCTGGAGGTCAGCAACAACGCCTTGGGATTGCCAGGGCTCTGTATTCAGATCCTTTAGTGCTAGTTCTGGATGAAGCGACAAGCTCATTAGATACAAAAACCGAAGACGATGTTACTCAAGCTATCCGAGCTCTTCGAGGTGAAGTAACACTCATTTCGGTTGCTCACCGACTCTCAACAATCAAAGATTATGACCAAGTTTGCTACCTAGAGGACGGTCTAATTGTAGGTAAAGGAACTTTCACAGATTTAGCGCGCCAGCTGCCCGCTTTTGGTGAACAAGTTGCCCTTGCTGGTTTGTCACAGAAGTTACGCATTCAAGGCGATTAGCGTGAGCTACGGTCGGTTAGACAGACTCCTTCAAGCGAGGAATTCATGGCCTAAGTGGTTGAACACTGCCATAGATTCAGTCGCTGATAACCCATCAGGATTAATTGGAAGGCTTGCATCCTTGAGATACAGGCCGCGTGGGCCACTCCCGGATGTGTCGAAGAGCGGTAAGAATCTGTTTACCGTTGCAATAGGTCCTGTGAACTATTCAAACCAGGGCACTTTGTGGGCTAAATCCCTCTCCAAAAAATATCCAGAAGTTTCAACTTCCACTTTCGCAATTGAGGTCCCTGGTGGCTTCAACTTTCCTTCTGATGTGATAATCCCAATGGATTTCTATCAGCGCTCCTCACGTTGGCAAAAAGCTCAGATTGAGGCATTGTCTAAGTTCAGTCACGTATTAGTCGAGGCGGAAGAGCCTCTTGTTGGACGTCTGTTCCAACGATCTGTTGAAAAAGAGTCAGTTTTTCTCAATAATCGCGGTGTGAGCGTGGCATACATAGCGCACGGAACAGATGTTCGTATCCCAGATAAACATGCGAAGAGAACGAAATGGTCTCCATATCTAGACCCAACTTTGTACATCAATCGCCTGAATGCACTCGCGACAAAAAATGTAGATTTCTTGAACTCAATCGGCAGCCCTGTGTTTGTGTCGACGCCAGATTTACTTCTTGATTTGCCCAACGCGAAATGGTGCCCAGTAGTAGTCGAAATAGAAAAATGGTCGACACTCAGGGAAACTACCAGGAGACCAGGCCCAATTCGTGTTGTCCATGCACCAAGTGTGCAGACAATAAAGGGGACACATCTCATCGAACCGGCTCTGAACAAACTTCATCAACAAGGAATCATTGAATATCGAGAACTTCGAGGTATTCCATCCCGGCTGATGCCAGAAGAAATTTCTTGGGCTGATGTTGTTTTGGATCAGTTCCGGTTGGGATCCTATGGTGTCGCGGCAGTAGAAGCCATGGCGGCTCATAAAGTCGTCATCGGACACATTATTCCGGAAGTCCGTGAACTGATTCAGGGTCACACCGGACTGGAGCTTCCCATTATCGAAGCAACACCAGACAACCTGGAATCAGTTTTAATTAATTTGGTTGCTCATCCATTGAAAATGGATGAGCTTAAGTCTGCTGGCGGCAAATATGCTTCACGGTTACATGACGGTGCTTTGAGCGCTGAGATATTGATGAATAATTGGATAAGGCCGGTCCAGAAAGAATCCATAGTTGGGGGTATCTCTCAGTGAACCCCACACTTGAAAAAATATGGAAGTTAATTCCCAAATTTGCTCAAGATTTCATCGCATCCACGGTTGACCGAGTTAGCGGAAATGAAATTCCTGCACCTGCTAGTTGTGATCAGAGTAAAGCTTTTCGCGTATTTATTGCACCCGCAAATTACGCGGGACAAGGTTATCGCTGGGCTAGAGCTTTGGAACAAAATGAAAATATCTCAGCGAGAAACATGGTTTATGCAGAGATAAACCCCTTTGGGTATGACGTCGATTTCCCCGTTAGGTGGAGGACAGTAACCCATTCTCGGAAGTGGCAACGTGAACAATTAGAGACGCTCACAAGCAATTTCACGCACGTGATTATCGAAGCTGAGTTCCCACCCCTCGGCGGAATGTTTGGCGAGAACGTTCTCAAACAGGTTGAAGCATTACGCGCCGGGGGAGTAAACGTCGCAATGGTCTGCCACGGCTCTGACATTCGACTCCCTAGTCGCCATAAAGAATTGGAGCCATGGTCTCCGTTTGTTAACGATGACTGGGTCCCCGTTGAAAAACTTGAAAAAGTCATGGTGAAAAACCGCCAGTTACTTGATGAGATTGATGCCCCAACATTTGTTTCAACTCCTGGCTTGTTGCTGGATGTTCCTTATGCTCATTTGCTTCCAGTGGTTATTGATCCATCGCGTTGGGCAACATCTCAACCAGTATTAAAGAGAACGCGACTAAAAGTTGTGCATATCCCTTCTAATCCTTTAGTTAAGGGAACAGCAGAAATTTCTGAGGCACTCACTCGTTTACACAACGAAGAAATCATCGAGTACATCCAGGTATCAGGAGTTACGCATGAAGAGATGCCAAAGATTTTTGGAAACTGTGACATAGTTCTGGATCAGTTCAGATTGGGCGATTACGGAGTTGCTGCGTGTGAAGCCATGGCGGCAGGCCGATTGGTTGTTTCTCACGTCAGCAAGCAAGCACGAGAACTCATTGTCCAAGAGACTGGGCTATCCCTCCCAATCGTTGAGGCAAATATTGACAACATTGAGCAGGTATTGAGGAATATTGCCTTGAACTCTGAACATTATTCTGAAATTGCAGCACAGGGCCCCTCATTCATCAATTACGTTCATGATGGAGCTTTTTCCAGAAGAGTTCTAGAACGAAACTTCCTTTTCGCTGAAAATAAGTTCTCACACGCAAATCAGGAGAACTCGTGAAGGTAATCATTGCCAGCAGAATTTTCTCTCCAGAACCTGCCGCTGCATCTTTCATGCTTGAAGCTGTGGCACGGGCATTTGTTGCCGCAGGTGATGAAGTCGAAGTCATAACTTCCTCGCTACCTCGAGGGCAGAAAGAAATTACCCCTGAAGGTTTCTCCATTTCGCGCGCTCCGGTTCTCCGCGACCGAAGCGGATATCTCCGTGGGTACCTCCCATATATGTCTTTTGATATTCCTTTGTTTTTTAGACTGTTGTTTCGCCAACGTCCGGATCTTTATTTCATTGAACCGCCTCCTACTTCTGGGGCTGTGATGAGGCTCGTGGCTTGGCTAAAGCGAAAACCATATTTTTATGACGCTGCAGATATTTGGTCAGATGCCGCAGCCTTGGCTACGAGTAATCGATTCGTACTTTCTATTTTGCGCAAAATAGAACTTTTTTCGTTACAGGGTGCCCGTGAGATATTCACAATTTCGACGGGTGTAGAAAAAAGGCTAAAGGAGCTAGGTGTCAATACTGATGTCACAGTTGTAGGTTTCGGTGTTGACACAGAAATTTTTCATTTTGACCAAAAAGAATCTGACGCTCAAAAATACTTTGTCTATGCGGGCACTTATTCAGAACCTCACGGGGCATCAGTTTTCATTCAGGCATTTTCAGAATTTTCTCGCCTGAATCCCTCATTCAAGCTCATATTTGTGGGAAATGGTTCGGAACGAAATGTTCTTGAACAGCTGGCATCTGATCTCGCACTTGACGCTATAGAGTTCAGAAATCCTGTACCTCCGGAAGAGCTCAACGACATCCTCAACGGAGCAGTTGCTTCACTCGCAAGTTTGAAGCCAGGAACAGGCTATGAATATGCATTTACAACCAAGATTTATGCATCATTAGCTGCTGGCTGTCCTGTCATTTTTTCGGGGGCTGGACCAACTCATCAGTTCATGAGGAGAATCGATGCGAGCCTTTCATCGGGGGTTTCTGTTGATTTTGATTCTCTGCAAGTACTCGAAGCGATGACTCTTGTCGCACAGTCACCTCTTTCTCCTAAGGGTCGAAAAACTTTAAGCCATTGGTCGAGAGGACATTTCTCCATTGACGTCATTGCCAGAAACATTGTGAGTTCTATTCACCGGGCGACTAAATCATGACCTCATTCTCGACAAAATTATCAAGTATCGCAGCTCAGTTGATGAGCAATCGAAGCAAGATTCCCAAATTTGTCAATGTACTTATTGACGATGTTGCAAAAAGGCCAGATGGAATTCTTGCGAGAATTGTCGACTCACTTTTGTTGGCTACTCAAGCAGCTCCTGTCGTTACTCAAGTTCCAAAATCGTCAATCAGGCTGTTTATCGGACCTACAAACTATGCGGGGCAGGGATACGCCTGGTCTAGGGCTTTAGAAGCATCAAATCCGAATCTCAAAGCATGCAATCTTGAAATTGAACTTCCCGGGAGCTTTCAGTTTCCTACAGATTCTAAAGCTTCAATTTCAGCCTATAACCGTTCAGGTAAGTGGCAGAGAAAAGAACTTGAGGCAGTCCAATCTTTTACACATGTGCTCTATGAGGCAGAGCGGCCATTATTCGGAAGCTTGTTTCATCGCAATGTCAAAAAAGAAGTGAACGCACTCATTAGCGCTGAAGTTTCAGTTGCTTTGATTTGCCATGGAACAGATGTGCGATCTCCAATGAAGCATGTTTCATTGACTGAATGGTCTCCCTATGTTGATGAGGTTCGACTAGCGACCCAACATCAAAAAGAGGTTGATGCCAACCTCAAACTCATTGCAGACCTTCAAGTTCCGACTTTTGTCTCCACTCCAGACCTACTTCTCGACCTACCTGAAGCGCATTGGTGCCCTGTTGTTGTAGATACCGGGGTTTGGCTTCCCACTCAAGAGCCGTTGAAGAAAACCAGACCTGTCGTTGCGCACATTCCGAGTATGGGGAATATCAAAGGAACGCATTTAATCCATGACACACTCATGAGTCTTGATAGTGAAGGATTAATTGATTACCAGGCTCTTCACGGTGTACCAGCCTTCGAAATGCCGAAGGTTATTGCCGCGGCGGATATCGTTTTGGATCAATTCAGAATCGGTTCATACGGAGTCGCAGCTGTAGAAGCAATGTCGACAGGAAGAGTTGTCGTTGGACATGTCGCTCAAGAAGTGCGATCAATTGTGATGTCTCAGACGGGACGCAAACTTCCTATAGTAGAAGCAACTCCCTCTACCCTGGCCAAAGTCCTCAGAGAAATTTGCTTGAACAGAGATTCTTTCCAACAAATTGCTCGTGATGGCTACGAGTTTGCTCGCGCGATACACAGTGGTAAATACAGTTCGAAGGTGTTGGAGACACACTGGATTGCAGATAGCCAAGAACAACCTTTAGCGAAAGACGATTGAAAAATGATGAGCACTCCATTAGTTGATGTGGTTATCCCAGTTCATTCACAAACACGCCCAATTTCGCGTGCAGTGTCGTCTGTTCTCGACCACACCGATGCAGCGGTTCGTGTCAATGTAGTCGCTCACAACATCAGTGAGAAAGTCATTTCGGATAACCTTGGCGCATTGGTCAATGACCCTCGGGTTCGATTGCTCCATTTAGAAGACGGAATTGCGAGCCCTGCTGGCCCGATGAACTTTGGCCTAGATCACTGCACTGCAAAGTTTGTTGCGGTGATGGGTAGTGATGATGAATTTCAAGCCGGTGCGATTGATTCCTGGCTACATGTTCAGTCAGAAGGTCGCGCTGACTTTGTTATTGCCCAGATTCGAAACGTTGGCGGAGGGCTAGTTCCATCTCCGCCTGCCAGACCTCGACGCAGATTCAATCTAGATCCAGTTAAAGATCGGTTGTCATACAGAAGTGCTCCCCTTGGACTTCTTTCGAGGGAAAAGTTTCCACAATTAAGGTTTGCGGCAAATTTAGCCTCTGGTGAGGACCTACCCTACGTAACTGAACTCTGGTTTACAGGGAAAAATATTGCATTTGACCGAACCGGTCCGGCATACCTCGTGCATGCGGATGCAGATGACCGAGTGACTTCTGCCCCCCGACCGATTTCAGAAGACTTCGCATTTCTTGAACTTATTTTTGAATCAACGTGGGGGAAGACTGCGACAGAAGGTGAACGCTCTGCGGTTGGCATAAAGATGATTAGAGGCCATTTGTTCGATGCTGTAGTGAACAGAGCGAAGTCAGGTTTCATCGCTTCTGAACGTGAAGCCTTGGCGCACGTAGCAAACTACATCAGTAGTTGGTCGGGAGGTGCCGAGAAATATCTTTCAATTCTTGACCACCAGGTGTTTACTGGGATTCTGCAAAACAGCCTCTCAACCGAAAAAATGATGGAACTCATCTCGAAAAGATGGAATTACCGTTCAGTTGATGTTTTAGTGACAAAAAATCCTCTACGAATTTTTCATAGCCAAGCTCCCTTGAGGACCTATATTGGTGGCTATTTCGTTTAGGAAAGACGGCTATTGAGCCCATCCTGAGCCATTTCTTCGGCAATTCGCACAACATCTGTTCCTTCAGCGAGGGTAACGATGTGGGAGACGTCCCCTGTCAGTACCGCATCCCTAAATGCTTCATGCTCTGCAGCAAGTGGCTCTTTTTTATCTAATGCGAATCGTGTGACATCGCCTTCGGCAACGCCTCGGAAGGCCGCTACTCCAGACCAAGATTCACCGAAGGTTCCGTTCTGGAAATGAGTGAGGTCAGCTGTCAGAGTGTCGATAACAAGACCCCCCTTTTCTCCAGTAATGACAGTGGTCCGCTCCTTGAAAGGGGTGAGCCAGTTGACTGTGTGTGAGGTTATGGTTCCCCCGCTCAACGTCCCGACAGCCACCAACATATCTTCGTGGTCTCGGCCACTTTGGTGGGCTGTTCGCGCGTTGACGCTGACAAACTTTTGCTGGCTCACCCAGGCTGTGAGATCTATATCGTGGGAGGCTAAATCCTTAATAACCCCAACATCAGCAATTCTTCCGGGGAAGGGTCCTTGGCGACGAGTGCTAATTTGATATATCTCACCGAGGATTCCATCCTCGAGGCGCTTGCGGGCAGATTGGACAGCTGGGTTATAGCGCTCGATGTGTCCTACTCCACCAATTAAATCTTTGCTGGCGAACAAATCACGAAGTTCTCCCGCGGCAACAGTTGTTGAGGCTACTGGCTTCTCAATGAGTGCGTGGATACCACGCTCTGCCAGTGCTTTTCCGATATCTAGGTGATAGATGGTTGGAGCTGCTACAACGCAGTAGTCGAAGCCAAGATCTAAAAACTCATCAAGGTTTTTGTAGACAGGCTTGCCCTCAACAGTTGGTCCTACTGAATCCGCAGGATCGTAAACTCCAAGGAAATCGACTCCCTCAAGATTGTTTAGAATTCTGCTGTGGTGGCGACCCATTACTCCAAGACCGAGAACTCCAGCGCGAAGTGTCATTAGCTTCCTGCCTTAGCAACTGAGTTAACAACCTTAACGATTGTTTCCAAGTCGCGTTTTTTGAGAGCTGGATGCACAGGCAGCGAAAGAACTTGCTGCGCAATTCGCTCCGTTGCAGGAAGATCTAGCTCCAACTGGAAAGAAGGAAGGCGGTGAATTGGTGTGGGGTAGTAAACACCATTTCCCACTCCGCGCTTAGTTAGTTCAGCAGCAAATGCATCACGATCTGTGTCGACGACCTTTATTGTGTACTGGTGGAAAACATGTTCCATTCCGGGAGCAGTAGATGGAGTGACTACACCTTCCAAGTTTGCGTTGAGGAACGCGGCGTTGGATTGACGCTGTTCCGTCCATTTTGGCAATTTCTTCAGCTGCTCACGGCCAATTGCCGCGTGAATGTCAGTCATTCGAGTGTTGAAACCGACGACTTCGTTCTGATAGCGAATTTCCATTCCCTGGTTGCGAAGAACCTTAACCATTCTGGCTAATTCATCTGAAGGAGTAGTTACCATTCCACCTTCGCCGCTTGTCATGTTCTTGGTGGGGTAAAAGGAGAAACTTGCTGCAAGTCCCCAAGCGCCAACAGGGATTCCATTAATCTTTGCCCCATGGGCCTGTGCGGCGTCCTCGAAAACTAGCAACCCGTGCTTTTCCGCAATCTCATTGACTGCAACCATGTTCGCAGGATGACCATAAAGGTGAACAGGCATAATTGCGCGAGTTCGCTTGGTAATTGCTGCTTCAATTTTGCTCGGGTCAAGATTGAAGTGATTCTCTTCGATATCAACAAAAACCGGAGTTGCACCAGTGAGAGCTACTGAATTTGCAGTTGCTGCGAAGCTAAATGACGGGACAATAACTTCGTCACCAGCCTTGATTCCCGCAGCGATGAAGGCCATGTGAAGTGCTGAAGTACCTGAATTAAGCGCTACTGAGTGGCGACCGTCGACATGGTGAGAAAATTCTTTTTCGAAAGCTG of the Aurantimicrobium photophilum genome contains:
- a CDS encoding glycosyltransferase family 2 protein; translation: MMSTPLVDVVIPVHSQTRPISRAVSSVLDHTDAAVRVNVVAHNISEKVISDNLGALVNDPRVRLLHLEDGIASPAGPMNFGLDHCTAKFVAVMGSDDEFQAGAIDSWLHVQSEGRADFVIAQIRNVGGGLVPSPPARPRRRFNLDPVKDRLSYRSAPLGLLSREKFPQLRFAANLASGEDLPYVTELWFTGKNIAFDRTGPAYLVHADADDRVTSAPRPISEDFAFLELIFESTWGKTATEGERSAVGIKMIRGHLFDAVVNRAKSGFIASEREALAHVANYISSWSGGAEKYLSILDHQVFTGILQNSLSTEKMMELISKRWNYRSVDVLVTKNPLRIFHSQAPLRTYIGGYFV
- a CDS encoding Gfo/Idh/MocA family protein; this encodes MTLRAGVLGLGVMGRHHSRILNNLEGVDFLGVYDPADSVGPTVEGKPVYKNLDEFLDLGFDYCVVAAPTIYHLDIGKALAERGIHALIEKPVASTTVAAGELRDLFASKDLIGGVGHIERYNPAVQSARKRLEDGILGEIYQISTRRQGPFPGRIADVGVIKDLASHDIDLTAWVSQQKFVSVNARTAHQSGRDHEDMLVAVGTLSGGTITSHTVNWLTPFKERTTVITGEKGGLVIDTLTADLTHFQNGTFGESWSGVAAFRGVAEGDVTRFALDKKEPLAAEHEAFRDAVLTGDVSHIVTLAEGTDVVRIAEEMAQDGLNSRLS
- a CDS encoding DegT/DnrJ/EryC1/StrS family aminotransferase; its protein translation is MIPAANPIIGKEERRAVDRVLRSGGLAQGPEVAAFEKEFSHHVDGRHSVALNSGTSALHMAFIAAGIKAGDEVIVPSFSFAATANSVALTGATPVFVDIEENHFNLDPSKIEAAITKRTRAIMPVHLYGHPANMVAVNEIAEKHGLLVFEDAAQAHGAKINGIPVGAWGLAASFSFYPTKNMTSGEGGMVTTPSDELARMVKVLRNQGMEIRYQNEVVGFNTRMTDIHAAIGREQLKKLPKWTEQRQSNAAFLNANLEGVVTPSTAPGMEHVFHQYTIKVVDTDRDAFAAELTKRGVGNGVYYPTPIHRLPSFQLELDLPATERIAQQVLSLPVHPALKKRDLETIVKVVNSVAKAGS